TCACCTGTTTGCCGCTCATGTCATAGACGGCAATTTTAACAGCCGCAGCTTCCGGCAACTCGAACGGAATGGTTGTCGCGGGGTTGAACGGATTGGGATAATTTTGCCGCAGCGCATACTCTTTTGGGATGCGATTTTGAACAACATTCGCCGCACTCGTAATATTGATGGGGCCGTACACCTTGATCGAGCCGTCCATTCCGACTTCTTCGAGCTTGTAAAAGCCGTTTGAAACTGCCGTATCGATCCATTCGAATTTCCCTGCGGAAACGGCATCTTCATCCGTAATCAACCTATTGTTCAAGCGGATGAACGGGCTGTTCTCGCCGTTGCTGCGATACAAATTATAGCCGGCTCGGCTTTTAGCGGTCTCGGCCTGCCATTCGATCAGAACGCGGTTGTCTTTGCGGACTGCCGAAAAGGAGGTTAGACCGATTCCGATGGGATTTTCTATAATCAACATATAATCTTCGACCTCGCCGCCGGAAATGGTGCCGTCAACCGTTGAGGTCGACAGACCCGAGCCTACCGGCGCAATTCGGAAACGCGCATAAGTAGTTCCGGAGACCAGGCCGCTTAAATTCGTCCAAGTTAGAGTAACCGTTCCAATGGTTCCTGCCGGAACAACGGCGGAAGCACCCTCATCAGCCGTAAAGACGCCGTCGCGGTTGAAATCGATCCAGCCGACCAAAATTGCGTTTTCGGCGGTCTGGTTATAAACGGAGACAGCTACAGAATAGCTGGTTTGTCCTACTTTGAGCGGTGAAAAAGATGAAACGCCGTTTTCGTCATCCACACCGTCCGCGTTATCTCCGGCGGCATTTTCACTGTAGTAACTGATGTCTTCTCCGTCGACATTGCCCAAAACACCGCCGTTCGCATAATCCGGCGGGCCAAGCTGCAGGTCATAATCGAGATTGGTATGAATTGCTTCGCCGTAAGATGCCGGTGCATCCCCGCGATCTTCCGGACCGTAGCCTGTCGAGATCTGCACAATATAGTCCTCAACTTCACCGTCCATCAAGACGCCCGTAGGATTCAAAGTTCCGTTGCCGTTGACGTTTTGGGTGCTGAGACGAAAGCGGGCGAACGTCAAACCTTCGCTGCCGGTGATGGTCGGTAAAGTCAGATTTACCGGCCCGTTCGTACCGGTCGGCACCCATACGGATGCACTTTCGCCGCTTTCGAGCAGTCCGTCTCGGTCCAGATCCACCCAGCCGGTGAGAATAGCCGAAGTTCCGGTCATATTGTAAACGTTAACGGCCAGCGTCGGCTGCGTATTGAGCACAAGCTGTATCGGTTCGGCAATAGCGTCTTCGTCATCGCTGCCGTTATTGTCGTCGCCGTTGGCACCGGCTGAGGGTTGACCGTTGGTTTCGGAATCGATCAAGCTGCCCAGACGTAAGGTGGGAACAATCAGATGACGCGGACCATCGTCTGAAAGCAGCGTTTGATAATTACCTGCTCCGCTTCCAGTGCCTGTATCGGGTAAATCACCGAAATCATAGTTCGGCGCCAAGATCGTCACCTTGTAATCTTCCACCTCGCCGTCCGGCGCTGTACCGGTGGGTAAAAGTCCGGTCTGCGTACTGAAGCGGAAACGCGCATAAGTATCTCCTGTCGAAGCATTGGCAGGCACTGTAAACGTAAGTACCTTCGATCCTGCCGTCAACGCCGTGTCTGTAAAGATTTTTTCTCCAGCGTCATTCCAATCGCCGTCGCGATTGAAATCAATCCACGCATTTAGGTACCCGGAACCCGAGGCAGTTACTACGATGCTCTGCGTTTGTCCGGCAACCAAATTTGAAGAAAAAGTTACGCCGTCCTCATCATCGCTCCACACCTGATCATCGGCAGAAGCATTGGCTCCGGGCTGGCCGTCCGGCTCCGCGTCAATAAACCGGCCGAGACGCAGCAAATCTGGAGTAAAAAGATGGCGAGCGCCGTTTGCAGACAATAAAGTAGGATAGGTGGACGGAGCATCGCCGTAATCATAACCGTAAATCACCACATCCGGGTCATTGTCCTTGGGCGGTGAATTATGCGCCGTAAGCACATTAAAGTAAAACGATTCGCCCGGACACGGATGCGGGTAACTAAGCTCATAAACAATCAACCATTCCCAATCATTGGCCGAGTCCCAATAGGGATACCCGTGTGCGGCTTTATTAAAAGCGCCGCCCTCGGCATATCCCGGCGATTTCCATTCGTCAAACTTTTTCGAATCCGTTGCGTCGGGTCTGGCGGTCGGATCAATCTGCCACCATCTGCTGTTTTGGAAATTCCAGGCGGTGGAACTGGCGCTGCTGATGCCGGAAGGCGGCGTTCCTCCGCCGTCATTTCCCAAATGATTCGAGACCCATACGCCGCCGCTTAGATAGGCAAGATCCTGAGACCATTCATAGTAATTCCCATTGCAGGCAAAGGCAAAACCCAAATGCTCGGAGTTAATAAGATCCTTTGCCAAATGGTTCTTGCCCATCGGCCAATTGACGGACCGGCAGTAATCCAGCGGATTGTTAAAATCATTGAACACATTGTCATTTACCTTATCACTGACGACTACGGCAAAGTAAAGCCTGGTTCCGTCTGTATAAGCGTAGAGATCGCCGCGATTGTTGGCCTCGACTGCTATTTTTATGTAACGTCCGGAGTCGCCGTCGCCATGAAATAGCCCGTTCACCGTCGGGGCGGAGGCGCCGACGGCATTGACCTTGGAAGTCAGACAGTAAGCAATCACAATAATCCAAAAGAGCAGAAAACCACCCAACTTTTTAATCAAGAATTCTAATATCTTTTTAGTTTTGGTAATCATTTTACCCTCACACGATTAGGGTTTATTAACTATAGTAATAGGAAAGCGATCGGGAGCATTCTCGTTATGTCACAATAATAATAACTGCTGAAGCAGAGTTATTATTTCACTGCTTCTCAGTGAGCTAAATTAATCAATAAAATAGAACAGCCCTAAAACTAATTCCGGATTGTAGA
Above is a genomic segment from candidate division KSB1 bacterium containing:
- a CDS encoding GEVED domain-containing protein, which gives rise to MITKTKKILEFLIKKLGGFLLFWIIVIAYCLTSKVNAVGASAPTVNGLFHGDGDSGRYIKIAVEANNRGDLYAYTDGTRLYFAVVVSDKVNDNVFNDFNNPLDYCRSVNWPMGKNHLAKDLINSEHLGFAFACNGNYYEWSQDLAYLSGGVWVSNHLGNDGGGTPPSGISSASSTAWNFQNSRWWQIDPTARPDATDSKKFDEWKSPGYAEGGAFNKAAHGYPYWDSANDWEWLIVYELSYPHPCPGESFYFNVLTAHNSPPKDNDPDVVIYGYDYGDAPSTYPTLLSANGARHLFTPDLLRLGRFIDAEPDGQPGANASADDQVWSDDEDGVTFSSNLVAGQTQSIVVTASGSGYLNAWIDFNRDGDWNDAGEKIFTDTALTAGSKVLTFTVPANASTGDTYARFRFSTQTGLLPTGTAPDGEVEDYKVTILAPNYDFGDLPDTGTGSGAGNYQTLLSDDGPRHLIVPTLRLGSLIDSETNGQPSAGANGDDNNGSDDEDAIAEPIQLVLNTQPTLAVNVYNMTGTSAILTGWVDLDRDGLLESGESASVWVPTGTNGPVNLTLPTITGSEGLTFARFRLSTQNVNGNGTLNPTGVLMDGEVEDYIVQISTGYGPEDRGDAPASYGEAIHTNLDYDLQLGPPDYANGGVLGNVDGEDISYYSENAAGDNADGVDDENGVSSFSPLKVGQTSYSVAVSVYNQTAENAILVGWIDFNRDGVFTADEGASAVVPAGTIGTVTLTWTNLSGLVSGTTYARFRIAPVGSGLSTSTVDGTISGGEVEDYMLIIENPIGIGLTSFSAVRKDNRVLIEWQAETAKSRAGYNLYRSNGENSPFIRLNNRLITDEDAVSAGKFEWIDTAVSNGFYKLEEVGMDGSIKVYGPINITSAANVVQNRIPKEYALRQNYPNPFNPATTIPFELPEAAAVKIAVYDMSGKQVKILVDGIMEAGTHAVVWNALDDNNSPVPSGMYIVRFSANGHQSSRKMLLVR